One window from the genome of Carnobacteriaceae bacterium zg-84 encodes:
- a CDS encoding cyclodeaminase/cyclohydrolase family protein, protein MKLVDLKVSEFMQVLGSNEPAPGGGSASALAAAMGISLTKMVCELTVGKKKYVEFETDVQVCLDKTIILQEKLLKAIDDDTEAFNVVSAVFSMPKETDEERVARQKAMQNALKVAAKSPLDLMEIILDALNTTKSIIGKSNTNAASDLGVAALNLKSGLQGAYLNVLINLSSIKDDAFVSEYKASSDRLLETGIALADDIYEQILKTL, encoded by the coding sequence ATGAAATTAGTTGATTTAAAAGTAAGTGAATTTATGCAAGTGTTAGGTTCTAATGAACCGGCTCCAGGGGGTGGTTCTGCTTCTGCTTTAGCGGCTGCAATGGGAATATCATTAACAAAAATGGTGTGTGAGTTAACTGTTGGCAAGAAAAAATACGTAGAATTTGAAACAGATGTGCAAGTATGTTTAGATAAAACAATTATATTACAGGAAAAACTATTAAAAGCCATTGATGATGATACAGAAGCATTTAATGTTGTTTCAGCAGTATTTAGTATGCCAAAAGAAACTGATGAAGAAAGAGTAGCTCGTCAAAAAGCGATGCAAAATGCTTTAAAAGTAGCAGCAAAATCGCCATTGGATTTAATGGAAATAATTTTAGATGCTTTAAACACAACAAAAAGCATTATTGGAAAATCTAATACAAATGCAGCAAGTGATTTAGGCGTTGCCGCATTGAATTTAAAATCTGGATTACAAGGTGCTTACTTAAATGTTTTAATTAACTTATCTAGTATTAAAGACGATGCTTTTGTATCGGAATATAAAGCAAGTAGTGACCGTTTATTAGAAACAGGTATCGCATTGGCAGATGATATTTACGAACAAATTTTAAAAACATTGTAA